ACTCGTCCAGTTCATCCTGCACGCCGGTGCCCTTCTTTTTATTGAAGAAGGCCACGATCTTCTTCCAGTAGATCCGGACACCAACGCCGATGCCCAAAAGACCGGCCAGCAGCATTTGGATGATAAAGCTCCCTGAACCGGGATCCAGATAAGCCAGGGGTTTCAATAAGATAATGATCCGCATTAGCAACCTCTTTCCAGTGTCGTTATGCTACTACTATTTTTTTACCTGCATCAGATACAAGGTTCGCTCCGATTCGGGGACTGAAACCTTGTGGAGAATATCAAATTGGGTTTTAAACGCCGCTTCAAATCCGTCCTCTGTGTAGTCATCGAAGATATCCAACCGGGAAGCGAGCAAGCGTTTCACCTGAGAATCGGCCTTGGGAACAAATTCTATCACCAGATTCTCACAAACCTCACCAAAGAATTGCGCCAGTTTAGGCAGCGGCACGTTATTGGAAATGGCCAAATGATGGACCAAAGCTAAAGCAAAGGCCATCGGCACGGGGCCACGCTCGATCAACGATTGGCGTTCACGGTGCGCCCAACCCAAACCGGGTGAGGGGTTGGTCAAATCCATCACAAGGGGCAGCAGGTTCGTTTCACGTGATTTGCGTGCCTGGATATAGGCTTTGGAAATCGCATTGGCGTCAATATCAAAAGCCACGGTGAATATCCCGCGGTCGCTGGCGATCCGACTGAACTCGCCATTGTTAGCGCCCAGGTCCCAAACCTCATCAGGTTGGACCTCATCCACAAACTTGCTGATGATCGCTTTCTTTTCCTCAAAAGCTGTATCGGAATAATTGGTGATGTCATAATATTCCGCCCATTCCGTGCCGGTGGTCTTGACGGATAGGCCCTTGACGGTGTTGCGCAGGCTATCCAACAGCCCAATCAGGGCCTGCTGGCTGACCTTGCCCTTGACCTCCTCCTGCTTCACTTCCTTGCCGGCATAACGGGCTTGTGTGCGGGCATGCAGGTGGATGTGGGTCATCAGCCCGAAGTTCAACTTGGTCCCGAAGGGGAGCAGCTTGGCGGCCACGTCCAGCGGAATGCCATCTATAAACAAACGGCTCATCAGGTTCAGGCGGAGGTCTCGTTTAGCCATCAATGCGAGCGGCGCCAGGAAGTGCTGGCAGAATTGTTTATAGGCCACCCAGGGCGTGCCCTCTTCATAGGTCTCAAAGGAGAGCGTATCAATCAATTTCCAGGAGCCATCCACAAACTGGAGGTTATAGGCGCTGGCGTCCTTGAGGATCATGCCGTGACTGAGCGCCATCCGGGTCAGGCGCAGGGTCATCAAAGCTGCGCTACGCAGTTCATGGAAGCACCATTCATAGGGATAGGATATGAAACGGACCTTTTCCGGTTGAATGATCTTATAGGCCAGTTCCGGCTGAGGCGCTTTAGCGATATCCACCTCTTCATGCGCCACCATCAGACCATTATCGACCAACTCCTGATACAGACCGGATTTCATCAGTTGGTCATAATGGGACTGGTATTCCTGGTTCACCTGCCGATAAAGCACACCATCCTGGTAAAACAGGAACCCACTGGGGTCTCGGAATGATGCAAATTCCTTTTCCATCATCAATCAGCCATCCTTGTAAACTATTTTCCCGGTTAACTTAGGGCTCTGTTTTCTATTGTCCTTCAGTGGAAAACATTAACCCAATCATAACTTTTATCTTTCAACAGGTCAAAGCATAGATAATGGTAGCAATTGAAATTCATACCAAAATTATCCTTTGCTATCCTGAAAAACAAGTTTTGGGAGACAAAAAAGCTCTCCCCAAATTATTTCTGTTAAAAAGAGCATATTTCGTTGTGCAGAATCTATCTAAATTGTACAAACTCCCTGAAAAATCACCCATTCAACCAGCGATAGAGCCGGTTGACAATCCCCTGAACGATGAAGCGAATCCACTTCACCTGGACCAGACGCTGCATTAACCCACCCGTCTTTTTCACCGGTTCCGCAGCCCGGACCTCCAGCCCCGATTGACGCGCCAGTTCAGCCACTTCATCTGAAATCGCATTGCCCATCAGGCGAACGGTCTGCCGGCGGGTGCAGAAGCGAAGATAGCCTTTGGCATCCATCCGGTCGTCCATCTCAACCATCCGGCCCATCACAGCCTCGCTCCAGCCTTCCGGCAGCATTTCCCCCAAGACTTCCTGGATCACAGCCTTCGGACAGACCATCTGGAAATGATGCGCCGACACCCATGCCTCCAGGCCTTCATAAGTGACAATAATATCCTCAATCCCTGCCACTTCCTGCTCATAGCGCTCCCAGGTGCGCCCACTGTTGATCAGATATTCTTCTTCCCACTTGCGGGGCATCAACAGGCCGCATTCCGTCTGCATCCCCGGCTGGTTCACGAATGCCAGAGTGCTCTCGGAGCTCATTGCCACCCGCTGCCGGATATAGAAACCGGTCACCGCGCCCACATTAGGGAAGGCGTCAATGATCTTCAAATGCTCACCCAACCAGCCCGGCAAATGGAAAACATCATCATCCGTATAGGCCACGATCTCACCTGGCGCACTATTGAAAATGATCTTCAAGGCGTTCAGCTTGCCGATGTTGCGTTTGGAAAGGATCAGGTAGTCGATCTTCCCTTCAGATTCCAGAGATTTCAGGTAATCCACCATCTCTGGGCAGCTGCCGTTATCAAACACCAGCAGGTCAAAAGGCTCCTGAGTATTTGCCAGGATGCTCTCTATAGTCATCCGGGTTACGTCCAGCCGGTTTTGAAAATATCCGGCCTGGTGAGGCGCATAAACCAACACCGCTACCGTTGTGCGGGCCGGTGTGAATTCCAGTTTCTGTCCCCGAGAGGGGTTAATCCCAATCCTCGGCATCTTCTAACCTGCCTTGTTCTGCTTGAGTTTATAAGCCAACCAGCCCCGAACCTCTTTATATGCCAATACCGGATGAAAAATGGCAAAACTCACCATGCCCAGCAAGCGTGAATGGAGCTTAATGAGGGGAAAGACTTCAACTTCACGCCAAAAGCCTTTCCAGCCTAAGGGTTTTCGTTCAAGGCCGTTCTCTGTCAAAAGGTAGCGCGAATCCGTGGCATTGAAAATGGTACGCCGGCCGCCCGCCAGTTTGACGTTCACTTCCGTTTCCGGCTGGCGAAAATGGATCACCCCACCGGGTAAATGGGCATAATCATGGTTTTGGTGGATCACCGTGATCGCTGGTGTTGCATCCACCAGCTTCCAACCCTGATAACGGGTCTGATACAACATCCAGTTATCCCACCCTGCTCGGCCAACAGCAAAATCGGGGATATCATCAAAGCATCCCCGCGGGTAGATGAAATAATCGCTGCCGGTTTGCCCGTGCAGCTTTCCCTTTTTACTGATCCAGGCTTTCAATTCCTGCGGCCATTCCCCACTGAAATCCACGGACTCGGTGATATCCATATCATAACGCTGCCCCACAGCCAGGAATGGCTTGTCTGATTCCGCCAGGCGCTTTACGGCCGTGACCAAATCTGGCAGAAAGAGGATATCCGCATTAGCATAAACCAATAAGGGCGAGTCGTTCAGATCGCGGCCAAGCTCAAAGATCGAGCTGATCAGCGGCGTGCCCTGCTGATTTGTGCGCACGTCAGGCAAATGCGTAATGCCATATTCCGCACAGACCTCCGCTATCCCGGGGTCATCCCCGATCACCGCCACGGCAACCTCATCCCCCAACGCCAGCCAGTTGCGAAGGGTATTGCGCTGGATAGTGTTGATATGAGGGTTCTCAAAGGATTTCGGGGCGGTAAAAAGGGTTAGCAAAGGCGCCATTTAGTCACCCTTCTCTGTCGGCAGGGAAAGCCAGGCCCGGTGCGGGAAGATCCGCTGGATCACCCGGCGATAGAGCATGGCAATTTTACGCTTTGGGCTGACATTTTTCTCTGGTCGAACAGCGCCAGGGTTTGATTTCGTTGCGTCAGGCGTGGCGAGAACCGTCAGGTACAAGTTCAGCAGGTTTGAACGGGGAACGCCATGCCGCGCCAAATGCATAACATGAAAGCCCGCCTGCCTGAGGACTTCCTTCAAGGTATGCGGCGTGTAGCAGGCCAGGTGCGCCAGTTCATAGCTATCGTGAGCATAGAAATTAGGCACTTCCAGTAACAGCAGCCCGTCATCCGTAAGCAGCCGTTCCCGAATGAGCCGCAGCATCCCGACCGGATCGGGCAGATGCTCCAGCACATGGCTCATGCTCACCAGATCAAACCGCTGGGGCTTGGCAGCAACCAGGTCCTCCACGCTGGGGAACATTCGAATTCCCTTTTGTTCGGCAAAAACCCGGTAGGCTTCACCCGGTTCCACGCCAGTGATCTTGCAGCCAAAAGCCTGATGAAAGGCCCCCAGCAGCACACCGGCTGATGCGCCGATATCCAGCATATTCGCCACTGCGCTCACCCCGGATTGCCGCACATTGGTTATCAAGTGCTGTGAGCGTTGGCCCTGCACCCAAAGGTCCTTAGCTGTTGGCTCCTCATGCGCCTGATAGATCTTCCGGTAGGTGGTTGCATAAAATTCAGGGTCCGCTGCCTGGCTCTCCTCCTGAGATTGGAACACCAAACCGCAGTTTTCGCACTGGTAATAAATCAGGGGATACCCAAAGGATTCCGCCCGGTCAAATATCTTCTTTTGTTCCGATCCACAAAGTAAACAGGTCATGCAACTCCTCAAAAAAATTTGTGGCGCAATTATAACACCGCGTCCTAACCGCGGTCATCCACGTCCTTAAATGTCTTGTGATGGATGCCGGCATTGATCGCACCCAGCTCGGGATGCGCCAGAAGATACTGGACGGCCTCCGACATGCCGAAGTCATTGCCATTGCCAAAATGGGCGGTGATTTGGCGGATCAGCTCCAGGTCCTCCGGAGTATCAACTGTCAGCCGCACATCGCCCCAATCCGGGGTGTGATCCACCAGCAGGGTCTTGAAACGACCAGGCTCCTCATAAAGATAGGGCATCACATGTTCACGGGCATATTTGGCGTCCGCTTCCTGCCAGGCGCGGGTGAGCGCGGCCATCGTCACCACTTCGGTATCCATGCCAATTGGGGTCGTGCGTTTCCAGGGTGGCGGCAAACGATTCGCCGCAAAATCCACATGTGCGTCCTCAAACGCGAGGACCGTTCGGTCAACCTCACCTGGATCCAGTAATGGGCAGTCCGCCGTAAGGCGAACGACCGTCTCCGCATGATAGGTGACAGCCGCCTGAAAATAGCGGTCCAGGACATCATAGGGATCGCCCCGGAAAACCGGGAATCCCTGCTGATTGCAAAACACCTCCACCGGGTCATCGCCGGCATCGGTCGTGGTGGCAACCACCACCTTCCCGACCGTCTGGGCATGACGGGCACGAACGACCACCCGATACAACATCGGCTGACCGCCGATATCCCGCAGCACCTTACCCGGCAGCCGGCTGGATCCCATCCGGGCCTGGATAATGGCAACGGTATTTGAATTTCTATGCGTCATGGCTATCAAATTTAATTTAACCTTATTATCTATTTACTGGTTTCATCGTATTTGCTCAATATAAACACAAATCATAATATCCAACAATTCTAAAATCTCACATCCTGGTCCAACAACAGAAACAAACGTCTACAGTTACACCATCTTATAAGCCTTCAGCAGCTCGATAAAATTCCGCCGCCAATCCGCACGTTCTGTCGCTGTGACATGCGCCAGCCACCTATAGTCAAACTGCCCCGGGTCTCTCACCATTTCAACCAGTTTTGCCGTCAGGTCCACCGCAGAGCCATCCTCAAACAAACGACCATTCACACCATCCTCCACCCACTCGCGGTTACTGGGGATATCCGAAACCAACACCGTTCGACCGCAAGCCATTGCTTCCAACAGTGAAATCGAAGAACCATCACTGTGCGAGGGGCTGACATAAAGATCTGCCGCATGATAATAGGCGGGTTGCCGTACCTGGCTGAGCCGGCCGGCGAAATGAACCACCTCGCCCAACGGGTCGAGGATCTTGTGGATCAACTCTGCTTGAGGGCCATCCCCAACCAGCAACAGCCGCAATTGGGGTTCCTGCCTGGCGGCCTTTGAAAAAGCCCGGGCCAGCAGGTCTACCCCATAGAGCGGCGCCCAGGAGCGGTTGCAGAGTACCACAAAATTATCATTCCAACCCAGCTCCTCACGCAGGTCTTCCCCCTCCTCAAAACCATTGGTTTGAGAAAAGGTATCAAGGTCCACTCCCCAGGGGAATAAAACCATCTTTTCATGCGGGAAGCCAAATCCCGCTGCTGCATCCGCCACTGCCTGGCAATCACCCAGGAAGACGTCCGTCCGGTCCAATGTGCACTGGGTGGCGTAACGCATCCACGGGCTGCGCTGGGCCGTCCGCAACAGGTCCGAGCCCCAGGACATTGTCACCAGGGGATGGTATCCAATCAGTGCCGTCAACAAGGCAGGTCCTTGCACCGGTCCGGCGTGCACCAGGTCAGGCTTGAGGTCGGCTAAAAATGTGGAGAGCTGTTTCGCTCCCGCCTGCCAGCCTGCCCAATGGGTAAGTTCCGGCAGCCCCTCCGGCCATTCACATTCCGTGATGCCCTTGGGAGTCAGCGGCTCACAGGCCTTCAGCCGAAGCGCAAAAACCTGATGTTCTGACCCCGCCAAAGCCGACAGAAATCGCCGGTCGTGCGGCGTATCTCGTTCGGTGAAGTAGAGGACTCGCATCAGGTCTCGTTTTCAGTTAAATTAGTTGGTCTCGTTCAGGAATTCCCAAATTGCGACCAGCGCAGATCCTGCCCGGCCGGGATTCGTTCCAGCACTTTCAATCCGATCAGATCATCAACCTCATACGGCATGATCGCGCCCGTTGATGCCGGTCGCAACACGTCAATCATCTCACGCGTCACGATCTCACCGAGTTGCAGGTCCCGCGCGGCCCGCAGGCAACGCCGCTGGATCACCACAGTTTCCATTTCATTGTCCGCCACAAACTTGTCGCCGGAACCCATCGCCCTTTCCAGCTGTCGGGTGGCCCTGACCATCTCGGCCCAGGTTTGCGGGTTCATTGCAAAGGGATGATCTGGCCCTTCCCGGTTATTATCATCCGTGAAGTGCTTTTCCACCACCCTTGCGCCCAATGTCACCGCACCCAGCACAGTCGCATGGCCGTGGGTGTGATCCGAAAGGCCCAAAATCAGGTCCGGGTACATCGAATGATAGGTCCTGAGCACATTCAGGTGAATATTGTCAAAATTGCCGTCCGCGGCGGTGTAATTGGTATTGCATTGCATCAGCACCAGTTGGGGATTGATCGCCAAAATCGCTTCCACAGCCCGCTGCACATCGCCAATGGTGGAGGCGCCGGTTGCCAGCAGCACCGGCTTGCCCTTGCTAGCCATCCGCTCACAGGCTTCAATCCAAGTGATATCCCCTGAACCGATCTTGTAGGCCGGGACGTAGTCTTCCAGCATATCAATCGCCTCAAAGTCATAGGGCGAGGAGAAATAGTCGATCCCCACCTCGTCACAGGTCTGCTTCAACACCGGCGTCCAGTCAAAGGGGACTGAGGCTGAGGCATAGACTTCCGACACGGACTTCTTCCATTTGGCCTGGTGAGACACCTGGCCGTTCATGTGGGTGAAGCCGTAATCCGAGACGATCTTGGGCGCCTGGAAGTTTTGGAACTTGGCGGCGTCCGCTCCAGCTTCTTTGGCCAGGCGGATCAGGAGCTTGGCGCGCTCCAGGCTGCCGTCATGGTTGGCGGCGATATCTGCAATGAAATAAGTGGGATGTTCTTTTCCAATCAGGTGATTGCCAATCTTCAATTCCATGTCATCCTCCACCAAGTTTTTATGTAGCGTCAGGCTCGATAACCCTGCAGGGTCTGTGGGTAACCTTCAACCCAGCGGTCATAAAACCGGGTCAGTCCCGCTTCCACACCGGGCAGGGCATGCCCCAGCGCTGTCTGTAATTTTTCCGTATTCAGAGTCAGATTCAATGACCGGGGCACAATCCGATTTTCTTTTTCTGCCTGCACAGGCTCAATAAGATCAGGGTTTAGGCCAAATTGCTGGGCGATCCGTACCGCGAAGTCATATTTACTCAAATGCTCCGATGCGACCACATGATACACCCCGCTCAATCGCTTTTCAATCATCTCCAACAACGCCTGCGCCAGATCTTCGACATAAAGCGGGCAGAACACCGTATCGGTAAAGCCCTTCATCGGTTCACCGGCGGTCAGCTGGTTGAAAAAGAATTCCGCCAGGCTGCGCTTGCCGGAAAGGCTCCAGCCATAAAAGACCGTGCGGGCGATGATCGCATCCGGATTAGCGGATTGAACAGCCTGCTCACCGGCCAGTTTGGCGCGGCCATAAATGCTGAGCGGCCCGGTGGGGTCCGTTTCGCGATAGTCTCCCTTGACACCATCAAATACCGCATCGGTAGAGATATGCACAAACGGCACACCCCAACCTTGAGCAGCTGCGGCGAGCTTTCCGGGGACTTCGGCATTCAATTTTTGGGTCAGCTCAGGCTGTTGTTCAGCCAAATTGATGCTGGCAATTGCGGCGCAGTGAATGATCGCATCCGGTTGGCTGGCCTCGACAACTTGCAAGGCCGCATCCGTCTCCAGCAGGTTTGCCTGCCGGACCTCAAACGGAACGCCCTGCAGCGAGCGGGAATGGACCAGCCCGGTCACCTCATCCCCCTGACGAGCGGCCACCAGGCTGAGGTTCAGCCCTAAGAGCCCGCTTGCGCCGGTCACCAGGAGTCGCATTAGTTAGCGGGACCTTTCTTTTCAAAAGGTGCGACAAGATCTTTGATGCCCTCCAACGAGAGCCACTCGGTGTTGTTATCGCTGGCATAGTGATAGTCATCCGGCAGCGCCTTGCCAAGATCCTGCCAGTGGTGCCCAAACCAGAGCGCCGCGGCGGGCTGAACCACGTACATATCGTCCAGTTCAACGGTGGTGCGGGCCTCATCTTCTGAGATCAGGACTTCGTGCAGCTTCTCGCCGGGGCGAATGCCGATCACCTTGATCTCAGCCTCAGGGGCAATCGCCTTAGCCAGGTCGGTCATTTTCATGCTGGGGATCTTCGGGACGAAGACCTCGCCGCCATCCATCTGTTCAATGCAGCGGATGACGAAGCGCACGCCCTGGTCCAGCGAAATCCAGAAACGGGTCATGCGGTCATCGGTCAGGGTCACCTGGCCGCTGTCACGCTGTTTAATGAACAGGGGGACCACACTGCCGCGAGAGCCCACCACGTTACCATAGCGGACGCAACTGAAGCGGGTGTTGGTGCCGCCGGCATAGGCGTTGCTCTGCACCATCAGTTTTTCGGCGGCCAGCTTTGTGGCGCCATAGAGGTTCACCGGATTGACGGCTTTATCGGTGCTGAGCGCCAGCACCTTTTCCACACCGGCATCCAATGCGGCATCAACCACATTGCTGCTGCCGAGGATATTGGTCTTGATCGCTTCCATCGGGTTATATTCACAAGCGGGCACCTGTTTGAGCGCCGCAGCGTGCACTACAATGTCCACACCATTAAAAGCCCGCTTGAGCCGGGGCAGGTCACGGATATCGCCGATGAAATAGCGCAGGTTGGGCTGATTGAAGCCTGCCATCCGCATTTCATGCTGTTTCAGTTCGTCACGGCTGAAAATGATCAACCGGGCGGGGTGATATTCCTTGAGCATCACTTCCACAAACTTCTTGCCAAAGGAACCCGTTCCTCCGGTCACCAGTATGTTCTTATTGGTCCAATCCATCATCATTCTCCTGGAATTTTTTAAAAAATTATATCGTAGTCACTGGTTCTTCAACCAGAGGTTTGGAAACAACCACCAGCGGGTATTGGCCGATCCGGCCCAGCCAGCGGGGGAAAATGGTTTCCAGTCCATAGATCACCTTCAGCCAGAAATTCCCGCCCCATTCAGGGTAGATCACAGCCCGCAAGAAAGCCACGTTCACACTGCGCCAAACCAGAATATCAAAGGGCATCTTGCCGCTCAACGCCTCAGTCAGCCATTCAGCGGTCAACTTCTGCACAAATGTCCCAGCCGGGCCGTTCTTCTTTTCTTCAGGTTCAGCAGCGTTCTGAGCAACCGGTTTTGCTGCCACCGGCTCAATCTCCTGCTTTTTCACCCGCCGCAGCCACCAATTGTGGAAACGGGCCGTTCTATTCATAAAGGGTTTCAGCCGCACCATCAATGGGGCATTGGTCCAGCCGTTGACAATCGCCATCTTGCGTCCGGGTTTCAATGCCCGGTAAAGTTCCTCATAGGCCGGGAGCTTGTCTTCCATCGGTACATGGTGAATGGTGTGCAGGGAGACAATCCCATCAAAAGCGTCAGATTTGAAAGGCAGGTGGGCAATATCAGCCACCACATAGCGACCTTTCTCGCCCAGGCGCTTACGGGCTTCCTGCATGGCAA
This Chloroflexota bacterium DNA region includes the following protein-coding sequences:
- a CDS encoding class I SAM-dependent methyltransferase, producing the protein MTCLLCGSEQKKIFDRAESFGYPLIYYQCENCGLVFQSQEESQAADPEFYATTYRKIYQAHEEPTAKDLWVQGQRSQHLITNVRQSGVSAVANMLDIGASAGVLLGAFHQAFGCKITGVEPGEAYRVFAEQKGIRMFPSVEDLVAAKPQRFDLVSMSHVLEHLPDPVGMLRLIRERLLTDDGLLLLEVPNFYAHDSYELAHLACYTPHTLKEVLRQAGFHVMHLARHGVPRSNLLNLYLTVLATPDATKSNPGAVRPEKNVSPKRKIAMLYRRVIQRIFPHRAWLSLPTEKGD
- a CDS encoding class I SAM-dependent methyltransferase; its protein translation is MSDENIKKNVREFYDRVGWQMVSGEVYQNAEYEDLRPVSRDYIHKCHLRINRHLAPEGDFLLDAGSGPVQYPEYLTYSEGYKARVCMDISIVAMQEARKRLGEKGRYVVADIAHLPFKSDAFDGIVSLHTIHHVPMEDKLPAYEELYRALKPGRKMAIVNGWTNAPLMVRLKPFMNRTARFHNWWLRRVKKQEIEPVAAKPVAQNAAEPEEKKNGPAGTFVQKLTAEWLTEALSGKMPFDILVWRSVNVAFLRAVIYPEWGGNFWLKVIYGLETIFPRWLGRIGQYPLVVVSKPLVEEPVTTI
- a CDS encoding SDR family oxidoreductase, translated to MRLLVTGASGLLGLNLSLVAARQGDEVTGLVHSRSLQGVPFEVRQANLLETDAALQVVEASQPDAIIHCAAIASINLAEQQPELTQKLNAEVPGKLAAAAQGWGVPFVHISTDAVFDGVKGDYRETDPTGPLSIYGRAKLAGEQAVQSANPDAIIARTVFYGWSLSGKRSLAEFFFNQLTAGEPMKGFTDTVFCPLYVEDLAQALLEMIEKRLSGVYHVVASEHLSKYDFAVRIAQQFGLNPDLIEPVQAEKENRIVPRSLNLTLNTEKLQTALGHALPGVEAGLTRFYDRWVEGYPQTLQGYRA
- a CDS encoding SAM-dependent methyltransferase is translated as MMEKEFASFRDPSGFLFYQDGVLYRQVNQEYQSHYDQLMKSGLYQELVDNGLMVAHEEVDIAKAPQPELAYKIIQPEKVRFISYPYEWCFHELRSAALMTLRLTRMALSHGMILKDASAYNLQFVDGSWKLIDTLSFETYEEGTPWVAYKQFCQHFLAPLALMAKRDLRLNLMSRLFIDGIPLDVAAKLLPFGTKLNFGLMTHIHLHARTQARYAGKEVKQEEVKGKVSQQALIGLLDSLRNTVKGLSVKTTGTEWAEYYDITNYSDTAFEEKKAIISKFVDEVQPDEVWDLGANNGEFSRIASDRGIFTVAFDIDANAISKAYIQARKSRETNLLPLVMDLTNPSPGLGWAHRERQSLIERGPVPMAFALALVHHLAISNNVPLPKLAQFFGEVCENLVIEFVPKADSQVKRLLASRLDIFDDYTEDGFEAAFKTQFDILHKVSVPESERTLYLMQVKK
- a CDS encoding glycosyltransferase family 2 protein, with the translated sequence MPRIGINPSRGQKLEFTPARTTVAVLVYAPHQAGYFQNRLDVTRMTIESILANTQEPFDLLVFDNGSCPEMVDYLKSLESEGKIDYLILSKRNIGKLNALKIIFNSAPGEIVAYTDDDVFHLPGWLGEHLKIIDAFPNVGAVTGFYIRQRVAMSSESTLAFVNQPGMQTECGLLMPRKWEEEYLINSGRTWERYEQEVAGIEDIIVTYEGLEAWVSAHHFQMVCPKAVIQEVLGEMLPEGWSEAVMGRMVEMDDRMDAKGYLRFCTRRQTVRLMGNAISDEVAELARQSGLEVRAAEPVKKTGGLMQRLVQVKWIRFIVQGIVNRLYRWLNG
- a CDS encoding glycosyltransferase family 4 protein; the encoded protein is MRVLYFTERDTPHDRRFLSALAGSEHQVFALRLKACEPLTPKGITECEWPEGLPELTHWAGWQAGAKQLSTFLADLKPDLVHAGPVQGPALLTALIGYHPLVTMSWGSDLLRTAQRSPWMRYATQCTLDRTDVFLGDCQAVADAAAGFGFPHEKMVLFPWGVDLDTFSQTNGFEEGEDLREELGWNDNFVVLCNRSWAPLYGVDLLARAFSKAARQEPQLRLLLVGDGPQAELIHKILDPLGEVVHFAGRLSQVRQPAYYHAADLYVSPSHSDGSSISLLEAMACGRTVLVSDIPSNREWVEDGVNGRLFEDGSAVDLTAKLVEMVRDPGQFDYRWLAHVTATERADWRRNFIELLKAYKMV
- a CDS encoding N-acetylneuraminate synthase family protein; this encodes MELKIGNHLIGKEHPTYFIADIAANHDGSLERAKLLIRLAKEAGADAAKFQNFQAPKIVSDYGFTHMNGQVSHQAKWKKSVSEVYASASVPFDWTPVLKQTCDEVGIDYFSSPYDFEAIDMLEDYVPAYKIGSGDITWIEACERMASKGKPVLLATGASTIGDVQRAVEAILAINPQLVLMQCNTNYTAADGNFDNIHLNVLRTYHSMYPDLILGLSDHTHGHATVLGAVTLGARVVEKHFTDDNNREGPDHPFAMNPQTWAEMVRATRQLERAMGSGDKFVADNEMETVVIQRRCLRAARDLQLGEIVTREMIDVLRPASTGAIMPYEVDDLIGLKVLERIPAGQDLRWSQFGNS
- a CDS encoding glycosyltransferase family protein is translated as MTHRNSNTVAIIQARMGSSRLPGKVLRDIGGQPMLYRVVVRARHAQTVGKVVVATTTDAGDDPVEVFCNQQGFPVFRGDPYDVLDRYFQAAVTYHAETVVRLTADCPLLDPGEVDRTVLAFEDAHVDFAANRLPPPWKRTTPIGMDTEVVTMAALTRAWQEADAKYAREHVMPYLYEEPGRFKTLLVDHTPDWGDVRLTVDTPEDLELIRQITAHFGNGNDFGMSEAVQYLLAHPELGAINAGIHHKTFKDVDDRG
- the pseB gene encoding UDP-N-acetylglucosamine 4,6-dehydratase (inverting), whose translation is MDWTNKNILVTGGTGSFGKKFVEVMLKEYHPARLIIFSRDELKQHEMRMAGFNQPNLRYFIGDIRDLPRLKRAFNGVDIVVHAAALKQVPACEYNPMEAIKTNILGSSNVVDAALDAGVEKVLALSTDKAVNPVNLYGATKLAAEKLMVQSNAYAGGTNTRFSCVRYGNVVGSRGSVVPLFIKQRDSGQVTLTDDRMTRFWISLDQGVRFVIRCIEQMDGGEVFVPKIPSMKMTDLAKAIAPEAEIKVIGIRPGEKLHEVLISEDEARTTVELDDMYVVQPAAALWFGHHWQDLGKALPDDYHYASDNNTEWLSLEGIKDLVAPFEKKGPAN